In a single window of the Lebetimonas sp. JH292 genome:
- the glnA gene encoding type I glutamate--ammonia ligase, with amino-acid sequence MENAKKFLTECKEKEIEFIDFRFTDIKGILHHVAYDIDSIDAEVLTHGIPFDGSSIPAWQPINNSDMILKPDFEIGTHFVDPFTADPTMVVFCDVLNTDGTPYEKCPRSIAKNALKYMEEQGIADAAYFGPENEFFVFDNVIIRDEINSQCYEVDSSEGVWNDYADFGDELNIGHRPRTKGGYFPVPPVDSMMDLRAEMVKVLKEVGLETFVVHHEVGQVQGEIGVKFGTLVEAGDNVQKLKYVVKMVAHLNGKTATFMPKPLYGDNGNGMHTHQSLWKNGKNLFYDANGYAHLSDVAKKYIAGVFEHANAVAAFTNASMNSYKRLQPGFEAPNILAFSAKNRSASCRIPWGAGEKSVRTEFRFPDSTSNPYLAFTVMMLAGLDGIKNNLEIYDAAKEPLNEDLFELSLDEIKERGIRTLPATLREAIYAVEDELKNPYSFLKAKLKDGTQVFSDEFIKTYIDYKYETEIIPVEGRPHPYEFITSYSC; translated from the coding sequence ATGGAAAACGCAAAAAAATTTTTAACTGAATGCAAAGAAAAAGAGATAGAATTTATCGATTTCAGATTTACAGACATAAAAGGGATTTTGCATCATGTGGCTTATGATATAGACAGCATTGATGCTGAAGTGTTGACACACGGTATTCCTTTTGACGGAAGTTCAATTCCGGCATGGCAGCCTATTAACAATTCAGATATGATTTTAAAACCGGATTTTGAAATAGGAACACATTTTGTGGACCCTTTCACAGCTGACCCTACAATGGTTGTTTTTTGTGATGTTTTAAATACAGATGGGACTCCATATGAAAAATGTCCTAGAAGCATTGCAAAAAACGCATTAAAATATATGGAAGAGCAGGGTATTGCGGATGCGGCCTATTTCGGTCCTGAAAATGAATTTTTTGTGTTTGATAACGTAATTATCAGAGATGAAATCAACTCTCAATGCTACGAAGTTGATTCAAGCGAAGGTGTATGGAATGATTATGCAGATTTTGGAGATGAACTAAATATCGGTCATAGACCAAGAACAAAAGGCGGATACTTTCCGGTGCCACCGGTTGATTCTATGATGGATTTAAGAGCTGAAATGGTAAAAGTTTTAAAAGAAGTAGGACTTGAAACATTTGTTGTTCACCATGAAGTCGGACAGGTTCAGGGAGAAATAGGTGTTAAATTCGGAACATTGGTAGAAGCTGGGGACAATGTTCAAAAACTTAAATATGTTGTAAAAATGGTTGCCCATTTAAACGGAAAAACAGCCACATTTATGCCAAAACCTTTATACGGGGATAACGGTAACGGAATGCATACGCACCAGTCTCTATGGAAAAACGGTAAAAACCTTTTCTATGACGCCAACGGATATGCACATTTAAGCGATGTGGCTAAAAAATATATAGCGGGTGTGTTTGAACATGCGAATGCGGTTGCTGCGTTTACAAACGCTTCTATGAATTCATACAAAAGACTTCAGCCTGGATTTGAAGCGCCTAATATTTTGGCTTTCAGTGCAAAAAACAGAAGTGCAAGCTGCAGAATTCCGTGGGGTGCAGGTGAAAAATCTGTAAGAACAGAATTTAGATTCCCTGACAGTACCTCAAACCCTTATTTGGCATTTACGGTAATGATGTTGGCCGGACTTGACGGAATTAAAAATAATCTTGAAATTTATGATGCGGCAAAAGAGCCTTTAAATGAAGATTTGTTTGAACTTAGTCTTGATGAAATCAAAGAGAGGGGAATAAGAACGCTTCCTGCGACTTTAAGAGAAGCTATTTATGCCGTTGAAGACGAGCTTAAAAATCCCTATAGCTTTTTAAAAGCAAAACTAAAAGACGGAACACAGGTATTCAGCGACGAATTTATAAAAACATATATTGATTACAAATACGAAACAGAAATTATTCCAGTAGAAGGAAGACCGCATCCGTATGAATTTATAACTTCATACTCATGCTAA
- a CDS encoding aminodeoxychorismate synthase component I — MNLKKHPISFKRYQKAFNEVIEEIKKGNTYLLNLTFPTKIETNWDLLTIFYYSKAPFKLYFKNKFVCFSPERFIKIKNNKIYTYPMKGTIEAHIPNAKKLILNNIKEMAEHTMVVDLLRNDLGIVGKNIKVNKFRFIDKIKAGKKELLQVSSEIEATLNNWQKNWLELILKLLPAGSISGTPKKKTVEIIKRIEGYERGFYTGIFGITDEKTFLESAVIIRYIEKPNSQLTTHNSQLTTHYSLLTTHYIYKSGGGITIDSDAKKEYEELVNKIYIPL, encoded by the coding sequence ATTAATCTTAAAAAACACCCTATTTCTTTTAAAAGATATCAAAAAGCTTTCAATGAAGTAATTGAAGAAATTAAAAAAGGAAACACATATTTATTAAATCTCACTTTTCCTACAAAAATAGAAACTAATTGGGATCTGCTTACCATTTTTTATTACTCAAAAGCCCCTTTTAAATTATATTTTAAAAATAAATTTGTATGTTTCTCTCCTGAAAGATTTATAAAAATAAAAAACAATAAAATATATACATACCCTATGAAAGGTACAATTGAAGCCCATATTCCAAACGCAAAAAAGCTGATTTTAAATAATATCAAAGAAATGGCCGAGCATACCATGGTTGTGGATTTATTAAGAAACGATTTGGGAATCGTCGGAAAAAATATAAAAGTAAATAAATTCCGTTTTATCGATAAAATAAAAGCCGGGAAAAAAGAACTCTTGCAGGTTAGCAGCGAAATCGAAGCGACATTAAATAACTGGCAGAAAAACTGGCTTGAGCTGATTTTAAAACTCTTACCAGCCGGCAGTATAAGCGGAACACCAAAGAAAAAAACCGTTGAAATTATTAAAAGGATTGAAGGTTACGAAAGAGGTTTTTATACCGGAATTTTTGGGATTACTGATGAAAAAACATTTCTTGAGAGCGCCGTAATAATTCGTTATATTGAAAAACCCAACTCACAACTCACTACTCACAACTCACAACTCACCACTCACTATTCACTACTCACTACTCACTATATATATAAAAGCGGCGGCGGAATAACAATTGACAGTGATGCTAAAAAAGAGTATGAAGAATTAGTCAATAAAATTTACATTCCACTTTAA
- a CDS encoding aspartate carbamoyltransferase catalytic subunit, which translates to MSKHLTHTKELKKHEILQIFTYAKNFLDEKKRDDLKGKLIINIFFENSTRTRSSFEIAAKRLGADVVNLDVARSSTAKGETLYDTAANLDAMGPDAIVVRHNRSGVPKILSRYVKCSIINAGDGAHQHPTQGLLDLFTLLQRWNSLEGKTISIVGDIRNSRVANSDIELFSRFGANVILVGPPQFLPKTHLKTTYNLKKAIEISDAIISLRTQTERHQNATFASLEDYAQNFKITKKLIKDKNIFIMHPGPVHRNIDIDDEVLRDKRCLVLEQVKNGVAVRMGILKYLLS; encoded by the coding sequence ATGTCAAAACATTTAACCCATACAAAAGAATTAAAAAAACATGAAATATTACAAATATTCACATATGCTAAAAATTTTTTAGATGAAAAGAAAAGAGATGACTTAAAAGGAAAGCTAATTATAAATATTTTTTTTGAAAATTCCACCCGTACAAGAAGCAGCTTTGAAATTGCAGCAAAAAGATTAGGTGCTGATGTGGTTAACCTGGATGTGGCAAGAAGTTCAACCGCAAAAGGAGAAACTTTATACGATACCGCTGCAAACCTTGATGCTATGGGGCCTGATGCAATAGTGGTAAGACACAACCGCTCAGGCGTTCCAAAAATTCTCTCACGTTATGTTAAATGCTCCATTATCAATGCGGGCGACGGAGCCCACCAGCATCCCACCCAGGGGCTTCTTGATCTGTTTACACTGCTTCAAAGATGGAATTCACTTGAAGGCAAAACAATATCAATCGTAGGGGATATCAGAAATTCAAGGGTTGCAAATTCCGATATTGAACTCTTTAGTAGGTTTGGGGCAAATGTTATTTTAGTGGGTCCCCCTCAGTTTTTACCAAAAACACATTTAAAGACCACGTATAATTTAAAAAAGGCAATTGAAATCAGTGATGCGATAATCAGTCTTAGAACCCAGACTGAAAGACACCAAAACGCCACATTTGCTTCACTTGAAGATTACGCCCAGAATTTTAAAATTACCAAAAAATTAATTAAAGATAAAAATATCTTTATAATGCACCCGGGGCCTGTTCACAGAAACATAGATATTGATGATGAAGTGTTGAGAGATAAAAGATGTTTGGTGCTTGAGCAGGTAAAAAACGGAGTTGCGGTGAGAATGGGAATACTTAAATATTTGTTAAGTTAA
- the cmoB gene encoding tRNA 5-methoxyuridine(34)/uridine 5-oxyacetic acid(34) synthase CmoB: MDNKLNIEDILKERQKWFEWKNIKPIYEKVAKFQVPSSKYILDDIIKIETEKDDKEILEIAKMLKPWRKGPFKINDIFIDTEWRSYIKWNIIKPFLDLENKDILDVGGNNGYYAFRMLEMNPKNIEIFDPSALFNLQFDFINKFIKSNIKYKLLGVEHIPYYPKKFDLIFCMGVLYHRPDPITMLKELKKGLKENGEVILDTLIIEGEEEIALTPVRYAKMKNVYFIPTLKTLYNWLKKAKFKDIQFLGKKYTTTEEQRKTEWIEGESLNHFLSVDQSKTIEGYPPPLRVYLKLKN, from the coding sequence ATGGATAATAAATTAAATATTGAAGATATACTAAAAGAAAGGCAAAAATGGTTTGAATGGAAAAATATTAAACCGATTTATGAAAAAGTAGCCAAGTTCCAAGTTCCAAGTTCCAAGTATATATTAGATGATATAATTAAAATTGAAACTGAAAAAGATGATAAAGAAATTTTAGAAATTGCAAAAATGCTAAAGCCCTGGAGAAAAGGACCTTTTAAAATAAATGACATTTTTATAGACACCGAATGGAGAAGCTATATAAAATGGAATATTATTAAGCCTTTTTTAGATTTAGAAAATAAAGATATTTTAGATGTGGGAGGAAATAACGGATATTATGCTTTTAGAATGCTTGAAATGAATCCAAAAAACATAGAAATATTTGACCCAAGTGCTTTATTTAACCTTCAGTTCGACTTTATTAACAAATTTATAAAAAGCAATATTAAATACAAACTTCTTGGAGTTGAGCATATTCCTTATTACCCTAAAAAATTTGATTTAATTTTTTGCATGGGTGTTTTATACCATAGGCCAGACCCTATTACAATGCTAAAAGAGCTAAAAAAAGGTCTAAAGGAAAATGGCGAAGTTATACTTGATACATTAATTATTGAAGGAGAAGAAGAAATCGCCCTAACTCCCGTGAGATATGCAAAAATGAAAAATGTCTATTTTATACCTACTTTAAAAACCCTTTATAACTGGCTAAAAAAAGCTAAATTTAAAGACATTCAATTTTTAGGCAAAAAATACACAACTACCGAAGAGCAGCGAAAAACTGAATGGATTGAAGGTGAAAGTCTAAATCATTTTTTGAGTGTTGACCAAAGTAAAACAATAGAAGGGTATCCCCCTCCTCTTAGAGTATATTTAAAACTTAAAAATTAA
- a CDS encoding M20/M25/M40 family metallo-hydrolase: MEVLKIFEKITKIPHCSGNTEKIRDFIVDFAKNEGFNVKVDKAGNILAFSEKPLICLQSHIDMVCVGKAPNIEIESDGEWMWAKNSSLGADNGIGVAIMLYLMKKYKNIEYLFTNDEEIGLIGAFNLELKINSPYLLNLDSEDENIYIGCAGGVDAVINYPLEKVKKKGFIANIKIDNLPGGHSGVDIHKNIPNAIKELISCVNEVAEFRGGERRNSIAKSASVKEFFENSYGMEVEVFDGEYVKFLRNLPHGVLEYDFEFNVVNKSINLAIVENEKIIMSLRANSNEALDEVKEYLKSKAAGADVKFEGEYPAWKPEISKLAEMLKELTNFDFKVIHAGLECAVLKNKFPDVSMASIGPVIENPHSVRERVNIKSIQKTVDIVEKLLQKVTNN, encoded by the coding sequence ATGGAAGTGCTTAAAATATTTGAAAAAATAACAAAAATTCCCCATTGCAGCGGAAATACGGAAAAAATAAGGGATTTTATAGTTGATTTTGCAAAAAATGAAGGTTTTAATGTAAAAGTGGATAAAGCGGGAAATATTTTGGCTTTCAGCGAAAAGCCTTTAATTTGTCTGCAGTCCCATATAGATATGGTATGTGTTGGAAAAGCTCCGAATATTGAAATTGAAAGTGACGGAGAGTGGATGTGGGCTAAAAATTCATCACTCGGGGCTGATAACGGAATAGGTGTGGCAATTATGCTTTATTTAATGAAAAAATACAAAAATATTGAATATCTTTTTACAAATGATGAAGAAATAGGACTTATAGGGGCTTTTAATTTAGAACTTAAAATAAATTCCCCATATCTTCTTAATCTTGACAGCGAAGATGAAAATATTTATATAGGATGTGCCGGAGGGGTTGATGCTGTTATAAATTATCCTTTAGAAAAAGTTAAAAAAAAAGGTTTTATTGCAAATATTAAAATAGATAATCTGCCTGGTGGCCACAGCGGTGTTGATATTCACAAAAATATTCCAAATGCTATAAAAGAGTTAATTAGTTGTGTGAATGAAGTGGCTGAATTTAGAGGGGGTGAAAGAAGAAACTCCATTGCCAAAAGTGCGAGTGTAAAAGAGTTTTTTGAAAACAGTTACGGCATGGAAGTAGAAGTTTTTGACGGGGAATATGTAAAATTTTTAAGAAATCTACCTCACGGGGTTTTAGAATATGACTTTGAATTTAATGTTGTAAATAAATCAATTAATTTAGCAATAGTGGAAAATGAAAAAATAATAATGTCACTTAGGGCAAATTCAAATGAAGCTTTAGATGAGGTAAAAGAATATTTAAAATCCAAAGCAGCAGGGGCTGATGTTAAATTTGAAGGAGAATATCCGGCGTGGAAACCCGAAATCAGCAAGCTTGCCGAAATGTTAAAAGAACTTACAAATTTTGATTTTAAGGTTATTCACGCCGGGCTTGAATGTGCGGTGCTTAAAAATAAATTTCCAGATGTTTCCATGGCATCAATCGGTCCTGTCATAGAAAATCCGCATTCAGTAAGAGAAAGGGTAAATATAAAATCAATTCAAAAAACTGTGGATATAGTAGAAAAACTGTTACAAAAAGTTACAAATAATTAA
- a CDS encoding DUF6394 family protein: MNMYKIISGFFFILAMTVNFGFFYGDPTVIEQHSAWELFFAIIVNLVATTMKLGDKTQLGAVLLATSLVADLQLILSSIVWAVALYGFKNFNVTTAVTIVSLSGGALLANIVSVILFMADTIKSKR; this comes from the coding sequence ATGAATATGTATAAAATTATTTCCGGATTTTTCTTTATTCTTGCCATGACCGTTAATTTCGGGTTTTTTTACGGTGACCCCACTGTAATCGAGCAGCACAGCGCCTGGGAGCTCTTTTTTGCAATTATTGTAAATTTAGTCGCCACGACAATGAAACTGGGTGATAAAACACAGCTCGGTGCGGTTTTACTGGCCACAAGTCTTGTTGCCGATTTACAGCTTATACTCTCTTCCATTGTATGGGCTGTAGCACTTTACGGTTTTAAAAATTTCAATGTCACGACAGCTGTAACCATTGTTTCTCTTTCCGGAGGGGCACTCTTAGCTAATATTGTTTCTGTTATTTTGTTTATGGCGGATACCATTAAGTCAAAAAGATAA
- a CDS encoding TrkA family potassium uptake protein, translating into MNNQAIWIILKKLRAPFLVLLLTFSISITGLMLIPAVDNQGHIYHLNFFDAFYFVSYMATTIGFGEGPYAFTYPQKLWVTFSIYLTVIGWFYAIGTIVALIQDESLKKAINIGKFIKQVKSLREEFFIVLGYNRITKEIINNSDFRFVVIDKSEVKTDELNLENFNPIVPAIAGDATNEIILKYAGIESKYCRGVISLFENDAKNMQIATICKLLNPNVDLIVKATSKSQENYYKSLGIKYIKNPFKIISERIFLNLTKPYIWLLELWAFGHKLMLEKNDFLPKGKYLICGYGRMGQALENGLKRANMQFDILKIETEDYEKEKGTVIFGDEEDRKLLEKLDIKNTQAIIAATNNDLLNLTIINKAKKLNPSIYTIARENSLDDITIFQAAKIDRIYVLEKITAEYTITNISRPLVDSFINEIRKKENQWAEVIINMLRNIAGDDPLYYEITINKENAYALMLKLQKRKITLGDIRKSRENRNELLHIVYLLLKRGENIILMPGPDTEIQENDKLLIASDNENLEDFEYIINNIYELEYVLGE; encoded by the coding sequence ATGAACAATCAGGCAATCTGGATTATTTTAAAAAAATTAAGGGCTCCTTTTCTGGTTTTACTGCTTACCTTTTCCATTTCTATAACAGGGCTTATGTTAATTCCTGCGGTGGATAATCAGGGGCATATTTATCATCTTAATTTTTTCGATGCGTTTTATTTTGTAAGTTATATGGCTACTACCATAGGATTCGGGGAAGGTCCGTATGCTTTTACATATCCTCAGAAACTGTGGGTGACTTTTTCAATATATTTAACGGTTATTGGATGGTTTTATGCAATAGGAACCATTGTGGCGCTGATTCAGGACGAATCACTTAAAAAGGCTATTAATATAGGAAAATTTATTAAACAGGTAAAATCTTTAAGGGAAGAGTTTTTTATTGTTTTGGGATATAACAGAATTACAAAAGAGATTATAAACAATTCAGATTTTAGATTTGTTGTTATAGACAAAAGTGAAGTTAAAACAGATGAACTGAATTTGGAAAATTTCAATCCGATTGTGCCTGCTATTGCCGGAGACGCTACAAATGAAATTATTTTAAAATATGCAGGAATAGAGTCAAAATACTGCAGGGGCGTTATATCTCTTTTTGAAAATGATGCAAAAAATATGCAAATAGCCACAATATGTAAACTATTAAATCCAAATGTTGATTTAATTGTAAAAGCCACTTCAAAAAGTCAGGAGAATTATTATAAATCACTTGGGATTAAATATATTAAAAATCCTTTTAAAATAATTTCAGAAAGGATTTTTCTGAATCTCACCAAACCGTATATATGGCTTTTGGAACTTTGGGCTTTCGGGCATAAATTAATGTTGGAAAAAAATGATTTTTTACCCAAAGGCAAATATCTGATTTGCGGATACGGAAGGATGGGACAGGCTTTGGAAAACGGATTAAAAAGAGCGAATATGCAGTTTGATATTTTAAAAATAGAAACAGAAGATTATGAAAAAGAAAAAGGAACGGTAATTTTCGGAGATGAAGAAGACAGAAAATTACTTGAAAAATTAGATATTAAAAATACACAGGCTATAATCGCCGCTACCAATAACGATTTATTGAATTTAACTATTATTAACAAAGCAAAAAAATTAAATCCGTCCATATATACTATTGCAAGGGAAAATTCCCTAGATGATATCACCATTTTTCAGGCTGCTAAAATTGACAGAATCTATGTATTGGAAAAAATTACGGCAGAATATACAATTACAAATATTTCCAGGCCTTTGGTGGATTCTTTTATTAATGAAATAAGAAAAAAAGAGAATCAATGGGCCGAAGTAATAATTAATATGTTAAGAAACATAGCGGGGGACGACCCTCTTTATTACGAAATCACAATAAATAAAGAAAACGCATACGCCCTTATGTTAAAACTTCAAAAAAGAAAAATTACATTAGGCGATATTAGAAAATCAAGGGAAAACAGAAATGAACTTTTACATATTGTTTATCTGCTTTTGAAAAGGGGTGAGAATATTATTCTTATGCCGGGCCCCGATACAGAAATTCAGGAAAACGACAAACTGCTGATTGCTTCCGACAATGAAAATCTGGAAGATTTTGAATATATCATAAATAATATTTATGAGCTTGAATATGTTCTCGGAGAATAA
- a CDS encoding carbonic anhydrase produces the protein MATKLFEGVKEFKKEDFESHKKLFNELKKGQNPHTFFVGCSDSRVVPNVITKTLPGELFVVRNIANVIPPYKASGETAYKCTASALEYAVEYLEVRNIVVCGHSNCGGLKALFYDEEKLNKLPIVKKWLSLLDDVKKSVGHIEDVAFREWEIEHLNILKQIDNLTTYPFVEERFKEGKLNIFGWYYIIETGEVYNYNFETREFELIN, from the coding sequence ATGGCAACTAAACTTTTTGAGGGGGTAAAAGAGTTTAAAAAAGAGGATTTTGAATCCCATAAAAAACTTTTTAATGAATTAAAAAAAGGCCAGAATCCCCATACTTTTTTCGTAGGCTGCAGCGACAGCAGGGTAGTGCCGAATGTAATTACTAAAACGCTTCCTGGTGAGCTTTTTGTAGTAAGAAATATTGCAAATGTTATTCCTCCCTATAAGGCAAGCGGTGAGACTGCTTACAAATGTACGGCAAGTGCACTTGAATATGCGGTAGAGTATCTGGAAGTCAGAAATATTGTGGTTTGCGGGCACAGTAACTGCGGAGGTTTAAAAGCCCTTTTTTATGATGAGGAAAAATTAAACAAACTTCCTATTGTTAAAAAATGGCTGAGTCTGCTCGATGATGTAAAAAAAAGTGTGGGCCATATTGAGGATGTTGCATTTAGGGAATGGGAGATTGAGCATTTAAATATATTAAAACAGATAGATAATTTAACTACATATCCGTTTGTTGAAGAGAGATTTAAAGAAGGTAAATTAAATATTTTCGGTTGGTATTATATAATTGAAACAGGTGAAGTTTATAATTATAATTTTGAAACAAGGGAATTTGAGCTTATAAATTAA
- a CDS encoding N-acetylmuramoyl-L-alanine amidase encodes MKFILIFLFSFLFACNTSSVNNAYKDYYKYQQLYISSILDNNKKQEIKALKNLIECGKYLNFDVKEYENKYKRLYQKPKVIKKSKKEDITPNNRPKKNYIKIISSNPFIITLPANKVKHFILKKYINVFDIPNAVISKPFSKKIKNIKIKTAQFNKITVRVVIYSKKIKYKIENKKLIIYLTDNKKQKMKTLVMPKVFKQKIIVIDPGHGGKDSGGIGIGHRMEKIAVLRIAKYLYNDLKKMGYIVYLTRNGDYFIPLRDRTHFANTHHADLFISIHCNITPDHSLSTKGVTTYFLSPTRDKRSISVAKIENKGVKGLNYLDQNVILGFLNHDRIIASQKFAIDVQAGVLYSLRKKYKDVIDRGVRPAPFWVLVGTQMPAILIETGFLTNPLEAKRLFNSSYEQYLAKGIAIGIYNYFRKNP; translated from the coding sequence ATGAAATTTATTTTGATATTTCTTTTTTCTTTTCTTTTTGCCTGTAACACCTCTTCGGTTAACAACGCATACAAAGATTATTACAAATATCAGCAACTTTATATTTCCTCTATACTTGACAATAATAAAAAACAGGAAATCAAAGCCCTTAAAAACTTGATTGAATGCGGAAAATATCTGAATTTTGACGTAAAAGAATATGAAAACAAATATAAAAGACTCTATCAAAAGCCAAAAGTTATTAAAAAATCAAAAAAAGAAGATATTACACCAAATAACAGACCAAAAAAAAATTATATAAAAATTATATCTTCAAATCCTTTTATAATTACTTTACCGGCCAATAAGGTAAAACATTTTATTTTAAAAAAATATATTAATGTTTTCGATATCCCAAATGCTGTTATTTCAAAACCTTTTTCAAAAAAAATAAAAAATATCAAAATAAAAACAGCGCAGTTCAATAAAATTACGGTAAGAGTGGTCATTTATTCAAAAAAAATCAAATATAAAATAGAAAATAAAAAATTAATTATCTATTTAACAGACAATAAAAAGCAAAAAATGAAAACACTTGTTATGCCAAAAGTATTCAAACAAAAAATTATAGTAATTGACCCGGGACACGGGGGAAAAGACAGCGGGGGAATAGGAATCGGCCACAGAATGGAAAAAATTGCGGTTTTGAGAATAGCAAAGTATTTGTATAATGATTTAAAAAAAATGGGTTACATTGTATATCTGACCAGAAACGGAGATTATTTTATCCCTTTAAGAGACAGAACACATTTTGCAAACACCCATCACGCGGATTTATTTATTTCCATTCACTGTAATATTACGCCTGATCATTCTTTAAGCACAAAAGGGGTGACAACGTATTTTCTCTCCCCTACCCGTGACAAACGTTCTATTTCGGTGGCAAAAATAGAAAACAAAGGGGTAAAAGGTCTTAATTATCTTGACCAAAATGTAATTTTGGGGTTTTTAAATCATGACAGAATAATAGCGTCTCAAAAGTTTGCCATAGACGTTCAGGCGGGGGTTTTATATTCATTAAGAAAAAAATACAAAGACGTTATAGATAGAGGCGTAAGGCCTGCACCTTTTTGGGTGTTGGTCGGAACCCAAATGCCTGCTATTCTCATAGAAACAGGTTTTTTAACAAACCCCTTGGAAGCCAAAAGACTTTTTAATTCTTCTTATGAACAGTATCTTGCAAAAGGAATCGCAATAGGAATATATAACTATTTTAGAAAAAATCCTTAA
- a CDS encoding nitronate monooxygenase yields MKLKPLKIGKWEIKHPIIQGGMGLGISWDKLAGNVSKEGALGVISTVGTGYYENKKYAKELVEGRPLNEKNFYSKEGLIKIFENARKICGSNPLGANVLYAINDYGRVVTDSCIAGANIIITGAGLPTDMPEFTKDFPDVALVPIVSTGRAFRLIAKRWEKRYKRIPDAVIVEGPLSGGHQGFKYEDCFKEEYQLENLVPDVREEVDKWDKNIPIIAAGGIWDKKDIEKFLNLGANGVQMGTRFALTYECDASENWKKILLNAKKEDIVLMKSPVGYPARGIRTKLIELVEKQKGPKIKCISNCVFPCHRGEEAKKVGYCIADRLADGYLGDENLGLFFSGAYAYKTDKLIHVKDLIKELTEE; encoded by the coding sequence ATGAAATTAAAGCCTCTTAAAATAGGTAAATGGGAAATAAAACACCCTATTATCCAAGGCGGTATGGGACTTGGTATCAGCTGGGACAAACTTGCCGGAAATGTAAGCAAAGAAGGTGCTCTTGGGGTTATAAGCACTGTCGGTACAGGATATTATGAAAACAAAAAATATGCAAAAGAACTGGTTGAAGGAAGACCTTTAAATGAAAAAAATTTTTATTCCAAAGAAGGTCTGATTAAAATTTTTGAAAATGCAAGAAAAATATGTGGGAGTAATCCGCTTGGGGCAAATGTGTTATATGCCATTAACGATTACGGAAGAGTTGTAACCGATTCATGCATTGCCGGGGCCAATATAATAATAACAGGAGCTGGACTTCCTACCGATATGCCGGAATTCACAAAAGATTTTCCGGATGTTGCGCTTGTGCCTATAGTTTCCACTGGAAGGGCATTCAGACTGATAGCCAAAAGATGGGAAAAAAGATATAAAAGAATCCCCGATGCGGTAATAGTGGAAGGGCCTCTGAGCGGAGGACACCAGGGATTCAAATATGAAGACTGTTTTAAAGAAGAATACCAGCTTGAAAATCTAGTTCCGGATGTTAGGGAAGAAGTCGACAAATGGGATAAAAATATTCCTATTATTGCAGCCGGCGGCATATGGGATAAAAAAGATATTGAAAAATTTTTAAATTTAGGTGCAAACGGCGTTCAGATGGGGACTAGATTTGCACTCACGTATGAATGTGACGCAAGTGAAAACTGGAAAAAAATACTTTTGAATGCAAAAAAAGAAGATATTGTTTTAATGAAATCACCTGTCGGATACCCGGCAAGGGGAATCAGAACAAAACTTATTGAACTGGTTGAAAAACAAAAAGGGCCAAAAATTAAATGTATATCAAACTGTGTTTTTCCGTGCCACAGAGGTGAAGAAGCAAAAAAAGTGGGCTACTGCATTGCAGACAGACTTGCGGACGGATACCTCGGTGATGAAAATTTAGGACTTTTTTTCAGCGGTGCTTACGCATATAAAACCGATAAATTAATTCATGTAAAAGATTTGATAAAAGAGCTCACAGAAGAATGA